The following is a genomic window from Candidatus Hydrogenedentota bacterium.
AAGGATGGCGAGCCCTGGATCGCGGAAGACAAGGATGCGTGGCAGGACGAGGATGGGATACCGGAACCCAAGCCGTATCCAGTGCTCGAAGACGTCCTGTTCTGCGACGACTGCGATAAGTTGTCGAAAGAAGCGCAGGCCTATCTGCGCGGCATTGCCGACATGCTGTATGACGGCTACTCGGAAGTGACCGTGGTGCTGAGCGGACACACCTCCAGCACGGCCAGCAACGATTACAACATGGCCTTGTCGCAGCGGCGCGTCGAAGCGGTGAAGGCATTCCTGTTGGCGAACGGCGTGAAGCAGGACATTACGGCCATCGTCACCAGCCAGCACGGCGAAGAACAGTTGAAAGTGTCGCCCGACAAGACGTCGGCCGATCAGGCTCTGAACCGCCGCGTTGAAATCATGCTCGACTCCCCTGACCCTGTCAGCCCATACTGTCAATAAATAAACGGCACAGTGCTGAACGATAAGACGGCAGGGACTGCCCTGGATGGGTGGTCCCTGCCTTTTATTCCCGGGGATTTCGAAACGCCGGTTACTTGGCCTTCCCGCCGCTTTTCCTCTTGCGCGCCTCGCGTTCAAAGGTGCGGCCCAGATTTTGAAGATACTGGTCGATCAGCCGCGTGAACTCGGCGCGCACGACCGGCGCCACCACGATTCTCACCAGCGACGGCAAGGGAAGACTCATCGTTCCTTTCGTTTCCAGCTTGACGCGCGTCCGCGCGTCATCAAGCGTCTTGATGGTCCACTTGCCGCTGACTTCCGCGTTGCCCTCGCCCTTGACCGGCGTCCACTTCACGGAGCCCTTATCCCGGTCGCTCACGTATTTGCAGGCATAGACCGTTTGGATGTGGTAGCGGTCCAGTCCGATCTTCTCCATCTCCCATCGGTATCTTTCTCCGCCGAGTTCGACCAGGCTCTCGACCTTCGGGAAGTGGCTGACGGAACGCGGGACGTCCGACAGCACGTCGAATACGCGGTCAAACGGGCACGCCGTTTCAAATGCCCGCTCTATTTCAAAGTCGACCTGAAACGCCATACCTCCGCTCCTTATGAGGACGCCGTGCGCACCACGGCGCGCACGCGGTCAAACCAGTCAAACTCGACCCGCTCGATCCCGTCGATGATATGAGGAAATACGCCCGCGTCCATGCCCTCGTACAATTCCAAACCGCCCCGCAACACCGCAATGCCCAGGGCCAGCCCTTCGCGCTCGCTTTCCGTGTACAGGTCCGCGCGCCGGCCCATAATCTCATACACGTGGTCCATGATCTCGGCCGACGTGCGCAACAGCGACACATTCGCGAGAGCGCGGAACAGATTCAGGATATCGCGGATCAGGCGGTCTACGTGTTTCTCCGGGATGTTCGTGATAAGAGCGAGCATCTTGCGCCGGTCGCGCGTGCCGGCTTCCGTCAGGCGCACTTTCTCCGCCTCGGCCAGCATATAACGCTCGAGCTTGCGCGTCTCGACGTACGCGTCGAATGTGCTGCGCCCGGCCGAAACCGCCGCAGGCAGCTTGCGCCCGAGCCGCCAGAGCGAAGTCAGCGCCGTCGTCACGAGCGGCTGCAGCCGCCGCGGAGAACGCAGCAGCCGGCCTAAATGGTCAAACGCGTCGTCCAACTGCGCGCGCCGTTCCGGCGGCGGATAGACGTGGTCCAGGAAATACTCGCGCAAGCAATCGATGGACTGGTCCGAGATCACGTCAAACTGGGCAAACTTGCGCACATGCGCCACCTGGTAGCGGTCCCGCAGTTCGTCCCGGTAGAAACTGATTATGGCGTCTTTCGGATCGAACGCTTTTCGCGGCATCGCGTCACCTGCTCCTTCTCAAATCCCCCGCATCCCCCCGGCTCCAATCCGCGCCAAAACTGTAACACGGCCACCCCCGTCCGGCAAAGAAAACGCGGTACGCATCCGGGGCCGGTTATCACCTGCCGGCCATGACCTGGATGCGGAGGCGGCGCAGGTCGCGCATCCAGTTCTCAATCGTGGGGCAGCGGTTGAAACGCCTGCCGCGCAGCCAGTCGCCCTGGATGTAGTAGCGGAGGGCCTCGCCGCGTTCGATTCGCAGCACGACCTGGTGCTCGTCTTCATCGTCCGCGCAACGCAGGTACCGTTCCGCCGGGAACAGGAGACCCATGCCGACCTCGCCGATGACGGCCTGCTGCACGCCCCAGTTGGCCATGATGCCCGCTCCGGAATCGAAGGCGAAGGCTTGTTGCGGCAGGCGAGTCAGACCAAGGCCGAGTTCGACGGCGTCGCCGGGCGCGCCGCCGGAAACGAGGATGTCAACGGCGGAGTCGCGGCGGCCCGCGAACGCCGAGCACGTAAATTGCACGGTGTATGGCGCGGCTTCAGGGCCCACATTCTCGGCAAGCAGTTCAATCGTGACGTGGTCGTTCGCAGCCTCGATCAAACGCTTCGACCACCGGATGGCGCCTTCGCCGTTGGGGCTGTAGACCGGAAAGGCGATGCCGTTGACGTACAGGGTGGCACCGCCGATGCCCGGCGACGCGCCCACATGCAGCGCGTCCATGCCCCACGGCTGTTCCTCGTGATAGCTCGCGCCCGGCGCGAAGTTGTTCAGGACCAGACCGCTCCCGTGCTTGCCGAAGAAATCGAACTGGCCCCAATAGGCGCGGTATGCGCACAGTTCCGATTCCCAGCCGATGTTCGGCGGCACCCAGTCCTGCGCCCACGCGGCACGCGGTTCATCCAACAGGGTGTTCCAATCGGCATGAGCATCGGCGAGGGCCTGCAAGGGGTTCTGCGCCAGGCCGAATTCCTTTTCGAGCAACGCCTGCATGCCTGCGAGGTCGCCGTGGCCGCGCAGCGCGCCGAAGGCCTTCCAGAAATCAGGCGCATCGTGAACGCGTTTGAGCGCGACGATGCGCCGGTCCTTCAGCAGGTCCAGGTAATAGCGCAGGGCCTCGTTGCTTTGAGAAAGGCGGCGGCGCAGGTCACGGTCCAGGTTTGGCACATCGAAAGCCGTTGCAAGGAGCCGCTGCACGGGGTCGTCATCGGTCCCACCCGCGACGGCAATGGCCTGCGCGAGGCGCTGGTCCAGCGCGAAGAGCGCGTCCGGCGCGGCAGCGACCAGCGGCTGCATAATGGCGGTGACTTCGCCGAAAGTGTAGCGCACGTCGAAGCGGGGCGCGCCGCCTGCGGTCCAGGTGTCGTCCGGGTTGCCGTCCGCGTCCGCGTCGAGGACCCACGTGTCGATATAGCCGTCGTTGTCCGCGTCCTGATAATCGTAGCGCATGTCGGCCTGCTGGTCGTAGTCAAGGTCCGGTGCAAGCCACATCCGGTTCGCGCCGAACAGGTGCAGCCGCTGGTCCGTAGGCGCGTAATAGAGGCGCATCGGCCCGCGGGGCGTTTCCGCCAGCTCGTAGCGGCGGTTGTACAGACCGCCGCTCGGCCCGCCGATCTGCTTGAACGCGTCGTTGCCCTTCGCGATTACGCCTTCCCAGCGTTCCTGGGTATCGGTGAAGCGGCCGTTGTCGAGGTTGTCGCCATCCATGTTGAGGTCATTCTCGACCCAGGTCAGCATGAGCACGGCCCAAGGCGTCTCGCGCGCGAACTGCGGCGCGACGTGATACCTGAGGAACGGCCCCGTCGGGATGTCGCGCAACGTGATGCGCTCCATCAGCCTCGGGTCGATGGTCTGGCCGGGCGCGGCGTGCGCGCTGATAGATACGTCGAAGTCGCGCGGGCTTTCGAACGTGGCGTCGTTGTCCGCATCGAAGCTGTACCGCAACTTGCCCAGACCCTCGTTGCGGCCCTCGATGCGCACCACCTCTTCGGTGACGGCGTCGCCATCGTGGTCGTAAAAGAGGAACGGGTTTTCCCACAGGCATATCCATTCCGGGTCTTTCATGCTGATGGCGAAGGCGCAGAACAACTCGTCGCCGCCGAAATGGGTTCGGTATTGGCACAACGGCTGCCGGTACGTGTAGCCCACGTCGTACCAGAGAAGGTTGTCGTCGCCGATGTCCCGGCCCCACCACGCCATCAACCCGTCCTCGGTAGCGCCTGCCGGTTTGCCCGGGAAGTAGAAGGCCATCTCGTCCACGTCGTTGTCGCCGTCGATATCCGTGTAGTCCAGGACCGCGTCCACCACGCCATCGCCTTTCCAGTCAGC
Proteins encoded in this region:
- a CDS encoding SRPBCC family protein, translated to MAFQVDFEIERAFETACPFDRVFDVLSDVPRSVSHFPKVESLVELGGERYRWEMEKIGLDRYHIQTVYACKYVSDRDKGSVKWTPVKGEGNAEVSGKWTIKTLDDARTRVKLETKGTMSLPLPSLVRIVVAPVVRAEFTRLIDQYLQNLGRTFEREARKRKSGGKAK
- a CDS encoding DUF4861 family protein; this encodes MKSVVFLSCIMALAAFGACANEPNAAALQVFERVFGDAVRLDAVMVRSVISSEPGQRHYVDPDGDGQPEEVWFVDNGSRHPEEWRPVLVRAIDEDGDLLPGQEPDLDSDLYVADWKGDGVVDAVLDYTDIDGDNDVDEMAFYFPGKPAGATEDGLMAWWGRDIGDDNLLWYDVGYTYRQPLCQYRTHFGGDELFCAFAISMKDPEWICLWENPFLFYDHDGDAVTEEVVRIEGRNEGLGKLRYSFDADNDATFESPRDFDVSISAHAAPGQTIDPRLMERITLRDIPTGPFLRYHVAPQFARETPWAVLMLTWVENDLNMDGDNLDNGRFTDTQERWEGVIAKGNDAFKQIGGPSGGLYNRRYELAETPRGPMRLYYAPTDQRLHLFGANRMWLAPDLDYDQQADMRYDYQDADNDGYIDTWVLDADADGNPDDTWTAGGAPRFDVRYTFGEVTAIMQPLVAAAPDALFALDQRLAQAIAVAGGTDDDPVQRLLATAFDVPNLDRDLRRRLSQSNEALRYYLDLLKDRRIVALKRVHDAPDFWKAFGALRGHGDLAGMQALLEKEFGLAQNPLQALADAHADWNTLLDEPRAAWAQDWVPPNIGWESELCAYRAYWGQFDFFGKHGSGLVLNNFAPGASYHEEQPWGMDALHVGASPGIGGATLYVNGIAFPVYSPNGEGAIRWSKRLIEAANDHVTIELLAENVGPEAAPYTVQFTCSAFAGRRDSAVDILVSGGAPGDAVELGLGLTRLPQQAFAFDSGAGIMANWGVQQAVIGEVGMGLLFPAERYLRCADDEDEHQVVLRIERGEALRYYIQGDWLRGRRFNRCPTIENWMRDLRRLRIQVMAGR